In a single window of the Terrirubrum flagellatum genome:
- a CDS encoding gamma-glutamyltransferase — MQTFTLRKAAVRSRHGLVAAQNRHAAEAGAAALARGGNAMDAAITSALVLSVVEPWLSGIGGGGFLVHADGRTGATETLDFNVRSAAGLDPADYPLADAQAGNWFNWPSVVGDRNVSGYQSVCVPGAIAGFAAALEKHGMISWAEALQPAIEHARKGLEIDWYAALCISIESASLAQDPVTSDVFLDGGRAPRAADGRALLRKPMLRKAELLERLAQAGARDFYEGEIAQGLARDLEKGGSAIRGRDLASYEVAWRPALAGRYRDFDIAAVPGLSGGPSFLEAADALSQSNLSHSSSSAEAAHLYAVAIRNAYAKRLTTLGHAATPEAGCTSHISVVDREGTMVSLTNTLLSRFGARVAPASGGFLLNNGMMWFDPRPGQPNSIAPDAKPLANMCPLVLSQNGKPVMAIGAAGGRTIFPTVLQLVSAVADFGLSLEDAVHRPRIDASTPRIKIDARAEPDVAAAVAQDFPVEIVEDTLYPVNFSVPSAVMREIDGGFVGMAHPTSPWAAVVAPDAATSA; from the coding sequence ATGCAGACCTTCACCCTTCGCAAGGCCGCGGTTCGCTCGCGACACGGACTTGTCGCCGCGCAGAACCGCCACGCGGCCGAGGCCGGCGCGGCCGCGCTGGCGCGCGGCGGCAATGCGATGGACGCCGCGATCACGTCAGCGCTCGTGCTCAGCGTCGTCGAGCCCTGGTTGTCCGGCATCGGCGGCGGCGGATTTCTCGTTCATGCGGATGGGCGCACGGGCGCGACCGAGACGCTCGATTTCAATGTTCGCTCCGCAGCTGGCCTTGATCCCGCAGACTATCCGCTCGCCGATGCGCAGGCTGGCAACTGGTTCAACTGGCCGTCTGTCGTCGGAGACCGAAACGTCTCGGGCTATCAGTCTGTTTGCGTGCCCGGCGCCATCGCAGGCTTCGCAGCCGCGCTGGAAAAACATGGCATGATCTCATGGGCCGAGGCGTTGCAGCCGGCGATCGAGCATGCGCGAAAGGGGCTTGAAATCGACTGGTATGCGGCGCTCTGCATCTCAATCGAATCCGCCAGCCTGGCGCAGGACCCTGTCACATCAGACGTCTTTCTCGATGGCGGCCGCGCGCCGCGCGCCGCGGACGGGCGCGCGCTGTTGCGAAAGCCGATGCTGCGAAAGGCCGAGCTGCTTGAGAGACTGGCGCAGGCCGGCGCGCGCGATTTCTATGAGGGCGAAATCGCGCAGGGCCTCGCGCGCGATCTCGAGAAAGGCGGATCAGCGATCCGCGGCCGCGATCTCGCAAGCTATGAGGTCGCATGGCGGCCGGCGCTCGCCGGGCGTTATCGTGATTTCGATATTGCAGCTGTTCCCGGCCTCAGCGGCGGGCCAAGCTTTCTCGAAGCCGCGGATGCGCTCAGCCAAAGCAACCTTTCTCACAGCAGCTCTTCGGCGGAGGCCGCTCATCTCTACGCCGTCGCGATCCGCAACGCCTATGCGAAACGCCTTACGACTCTCGGCCATGCGGCGACGCCGGAAGCGGGCTGCACCTCTCATATCAGCGTCGTCGATCGCGAGGGGACGATGGTCTCGCTCACCAACACGCTCCTGTCGCGCTTCGGCGCGAGAGTCGCACCGGCAAGCGGCGGCTTCCTCCTCAATAACGGCATGATGTGGTTTGATCCGCGGCCGGGACAGCCGAACAGCATTGCGCCCGATGCGAAGCCGCTCGCCAATATGTGCCCGCTCGTGCTGAGCCAGAACGGAAAGCCCGTGATGGCGATCGGCGCCGCCGGCGGCCGCACGATTTTTCCGACTGTGCTGCAGCTTGTTTCGGCTGTCGCTGATTTCGGCCTCTCGCTCGAAGACGCGGTTCATCGCCCGCGCATCGACGCCTCGACGCCGCGCATCAAGATCGACGCGCGGGCCGAACCCGATGTCGCGGCCGCCGTCGCGCAGGATTTTCCGGTCGAGATCGTCGAGGACACGCTTTATCCCGTGAACTTCTCGGTTCCCTCCGCGGTGATGCGCGAAATCGATGGCGGATTTGTCGGCATGGCGCATCCGACGAGTCCATGGGCGGCCGTTGTGGCGCCCGACGCGGCGACATCGGCATGA
- a CDS encoding ABC transporter ATP-binding protein: protein MNASADTVLSIDDLSIEIGGNRIVDHVSLGVGAGRILAIVGESGSGKSLTALSILGLLPPAARLAGGAIHLRGRELTKLNEDDLADVRGNDATVIFQEPIASLNPLMRVGEQVEEALRLHRRLSAREARDEAIAMMSRVGIPDAARRARQYPFELSGGMCQRIMIAAALICRPALLIADEPTTALDVTIQAQILDLMRRLRDEVGAAIVLITHDMGVVADLADDVCVMYGGRIVESGPVEQIFAEPRHPYTKLLLATIPTLDGARKMSLRTIEGMVPTAESWPEGCRFRTRCPLAFEKCVEVPPLAPIARDHRAACWRSGEVEALA from the coding sequence ATGAACGCGTCGGCTGATACGGTTCTTTCGATCGACGATCTCAGCATCGAGATCGGCGGAAACAGGATCGTCGATCATGTTTCGCTCGGCGTCGGCGCCGGACGCATTCTCGCCATCGTCGGCGAAAGCGGCAGCGGCAAGAGCCTCACGGCTCTGTCGATCCTCGGTCTGCTGCCGCCCGCAGCGCGGCTTGCGGGCGGCGCAATCCATCTGCGCGGACGCGAGCTGACAAAGCTCAACGAAGATGATCTGGCGGACGTGCGGGGCAACGACGCCACCGTGATTTTCCAGGAGCCGATCGCCTCGCTCAATCCCTTGATGCGCGTCGGCGAGCAGGTCGAAGAGGCGCTGCGTCTTCATCGCCGTCTCTCGGCGCGCGAAGCCCGCGACGAAGCCATCGCGATGATGAGCCGCGTCGGCATTCCCGACGCTGCGCGGCGCGCGCGGCAATATCCGTTCGAACTTTCGGGCGGCATGTGCCAGCGCATCATGATCGCAGCGGCGCTGATCTGCCGGCCGGCTCTCCTGATCGCGGACGAGCCGACGACGGCGCTCGACGTCACCATCCAGGCGCAAATTCTCGACCTGATGCGGCGCCTGCGTGACGAAGTTGGCGCCGCGATCGTGCTCATCACGCATGACATGGGCGTCGTCGCCGATCTCGCCGACGATGTCTGCGTGATGTATGGCGGGCGCATCGTCGAAAGCGGACCTGTCGAGCAGATTTTCGCCGAGCCGCGTCACCCCTACACCAAGCTGCTGCTGGCGACGATTCCGACGCTCGACGGCGCGCGCAAGATGTCGCTCAGGACGATTGAAGGCATGGTGCCCACAGCCGAATCCTGGCCGGAAGGCTGTCGCTTCCGCACGCGTTGCCCGCTGGCTTTCGAAAAATGTGTGGAAGTTCCTCCGCTCGCGCCGATCGCGAGGGATCATCGCGCCGCCTGCTGGCGCAGCGGAGAGGTGGAGGCGCTGGCGTGA
- a CDS encoding oligopeptide/dipeptide ABC transporter ATP-binding protein has product MSAIADNALLQVRDLKVHFPLRKGVGVAGGVVKAVDGVSFDVAAGRTIALVGESGCGKSTTAYAVIGLERATEGKIIFDRRDITRLERRERAALARDIQIVFQDPSAALNPKMTIADSIAEPLAIAGWTRADRRKRVAELLDRVGLPAAFAERLPNAVSGGQRQRIVIARALALSPRLLILDEPVSALDVSIRSQILNLLMELQRDLKLAYLFISHDLSVVRHIADEAIVLYLGTIAERGPIDALFGAPRHPYTQALLSAIPLPDPIAQRRREKIILTGDLPSPLSPPKGCPFISRCPIREDVCATARPLLADAPDGTSAACFVRAGSKPLPVAA; this is encoded by the coding sequence GTGAGCGCGATCGCCGACAACGCGCTTCTTCAGGTGCGCGATCTCAAGGTGCATTTCCCGCTGCGCAAGGGCGTCGGCGTCGCCGGCGGCGTGGTGAAGGCGGTCGATGGCGTTTCGTTCGATGTCGCCGCGGGGCGCACCATCGCGCTCGTCGGCGAGTCCGGCTGCGGCAAATCGACCACGGCCTACGCGGTGATCGGGCTTGAGCGCGCAACCGAGGGAAAGATCATCTTTGACCGCCGCGACATTACGCGGCTCGAAAGGCGCGAACGCGCGGCGCTGGCGCGCGACATCCAGATCGTGTTTCAGGATCCGAGCGCGGCGCTCAATCCAAAAATGACGATCGCGGACAGCATCGCCGAACCGCTGGCGATCGCAGGATGGACACGCGCCGACCGTCGCAAGCGCGTCGCGGAATTGCTCGATCGCGTCGGTTTGCCCGCCGCTTTCGCAGAGCGTCTACCGAACGCTGTGTCAGGCGGACAGCGCCAGCGCATCGTCATCGCGCGCGCGCTCGCGCTGTCGCCGCGTCTGCTCATTCTCGACGAGCCGGTGTCGGCGCTCGACGTCTCCATCCGCTCGCAGATTCTCAATCTGCTGATGGAGCTGCAGCGCGACCTCAAGCTCGCCTATCTCTTCATTTCGCACGACCTCTCGGTGGTGCGGCACATCGCGGATGAGGCGATCGTGCTCTATCTCGGGACCATCGCGGAGCGCGGGCCGATCGACGCGCTCTTCGGCGCGCCGCGACATCCCTATACGCAGGCGCTTCTGTCGGCGATCCCGCTGCCTGATCCGATCGCGCAACGCCGGCGCGAGAAGATTATCCTCACAGGCGACCTACCCTCGCCACTGTCGCCGCCGAAAGGCTGCCCCTTCATCAGCCGCTGCCCGATCCGCGAAGACGTCTGCGCGACGGCGCGGCCGCTTCTCGCCGATGCGCCTGACGGAACGAGCGCCGCCTGCTTCGTGCGCGCGGGATCGAAGCCGCTGCCGGTCGCGGCGTGA
- the clpS gene encoding ATP-dependent Clp protease adapter ClpS, with protein sequence MSDTKTGTRTKTRLKVDRPRLHKVILLNDDYTPREFVVMVLKAEFHMSESQAHRVMITAHQKGSCVVAVFPRDVAETKATRATEAGKAKGYPLQFTTEPEE encoded by the coding sequence TTGAGCGACACCAAAACCGGAACCCGCACCAAAACCCGGCTGAAGGTCGATCGACCGCGGCTGCACAAAGTCATTCTCCTGAATGACGATTACACGCCGCGCGAATTCGTCGTGATGGTGCTGAAGGCCGAATTTCACATGAGCGAATCACAGGCCCATCGCGTGATGATCACCGCGCATCAGAAGGGCTCCTGCGTTGTCGCCGTCTTTCCGCGCGATGTCGCCGAGACGAAGGCGACGCGCGCGACGGAGGCCGGCAAGGCGAAAGGCTATCCGCTCCAGTTCACGACCGAGCCCGAGGAATAA
- a CDS encoding glutathione S-transferase N-terminal domain-containing protein — protein sequence MSDLSAFPIASRWPAKHPDRLQLYSLPTPNGVKVSIMLEEIGLPYEPHTINIGQNETWTPEFLSLNPNGKIPAIIDPDGPGGKPLGLFESGAILIYLAEKTGKLMSADPARRYETMQWVFFQMAAIGPMFGQVGFFHKFAGKDYEDKRPRDRYVAESKRLLGVIETRLEGRDWIMDDYSIADISMLGWVRNLVGFYGARELVEFDGLKRVPAWLERGLARPAVQRGIEIPKRPG from the coding sequence ATGTCCGATCTCTCCGCATTCCCGATCGCGTCGCGCTGGCCGGCGAAACATCCCGATCGCCTTCAGCTCTATTCGCTGCCAACGCCGAACGGCGTGAAGGTCTCGATCATGCTCGAGGAGATCGGGCTCCCCTACGAGCCGCACACGATCAACATCGGTCAGAACGAAACATGGACGCCGGAATTCCTGTCGCTTAATCCGAACGGCAAGATTCCCGCGATCATCGATCCCGATGGTCCCGGCGGAAAGCCGCTTGGTCTCTTCGAATCCGGCGCGATCCTGATCTATCTCGCGGAGAAGACGGGCAAGCTCATGTCAGCCGATCCCGCTCGCCGTTATGAAACGATGCAGTGGGTGTTTTTCCAGATGGCGGCGATTGGCCCGATGTTCGGCCAGGTCGGTTTCTTCCATAAATTTGCGGGCAAGGACTACGAAGACAAGCGCCCGCGCGATCGATATGTCGCGGAATCAAAGCGCCTGCTCGGCGTGATCGAGACGCGCCTCGAAGGGCGCGACTGGATCATGGACGACTACAGCATCGCCGATATCTCCATGCTCGGCTGGGTCCGGAATCTCGTCGGCTTCTATGGCGCGCGTGAGCTGGTGGAGTTCGATGGCCTGAAGCGCGTGCCGGCCTGGCTGGAGCGCGGGCTGGCGCGGCCTGCCGTTCAGCGCGGGATCGAGATTCCGAAACGTCCCGGCTAA
- a CDS encoding HesA/MoeB/ThiF family protein: MRDRYARQTILPEIGAEGQAKIAASSLLVVGAGGLGCPVLSYLAGAGVGRIVIVDHDRVDETNLHRQPLYRMKDVGRLKAEAARERLHALNPNVDVTSIAERLSPDSVDALIAQADLTLDCADSFAVSYILSDACVAVRKPLVSASIVGMSGYVGAFCAGAPSYRAVFPEMPSQLANCATAGVMGPAVGALGALQAQMALHLILGIEPSPLGRMTTFDARRLSFGGFSFAGAPEPMGHIARFLSAKTIAENDVVVDLRGLEEAPVAASPHARRLSVDQVDELIGDVSPQAHVVLCCRTGLRASRAASRLAKNGFSNLSLVAFG, from the coding sequence ATGAGAGATCGCTATGCGCGCCAGACGATCCTTCCCGAGATTGGCGCCGAGGGCCAGGCGAAAATCGCCGCGTCGTCCCTTCTCGTCGTCGGCGCGGGCGGATTGGGATGCCCGGTTCTTTCCTATCTCGCCGGAGCTGGCGTCGGCCGCATTGTCATCGTCGATCATGACCGCGTCGATGAGACGAACCTGCATCGCCAGCCGCTCTATCGCATGAAGGATGTCGGGCGACTGAAGGCCGAAGCGGCGCGCGAGCGGCTGCATGCGCTCAACCCAAATGTCGATGTGACTTCGATCGCCGAGCGGCTCTCGCCTGACAGCGTCGATGCGCTGATTGCGCAGGCCGATCTCACGCTCGATTGCGCCGACAGCTTCGCCGTCAGCTATATCTTGAGCGACGCTTGCGTCGCTGTTCGCAAGCCCCTCGTAAGCGCTTCGATTGTCGGCATGTCCGGCTATGTCGGCGCCTTCTGCGCCGGCGCGCCAAGCTATCGCGCGGTCTTTCCCGAAATGCCGTCGCAACTCGCGAACTGCGCAACCGCTGGCGTGATGGGGCCGGCCGTCGGGGCGCTGGGCGCCTTGCAGGCGCAGATGGCGCTGCATCTCATTCTCGGGATAGAACCGTCGCCGCTCGGACGCATGACCACCTTCGACGCGCGGCGCCTTTCGTTCGGCGGATTCTCCTTCGCCGGCGCGCCTGAGCCGATGGGACATATTGCGCGCTTTCTCTCGGCCAAGACGATCGCGGAGAACGACGTGGTCGTCGATCTCCGCGGCCTTGAGGAAGCGCCGGTCGCGGCGTCGCCCCATGCGCGCCGCTTGTCCGTCGACCAGGTCGATGAGTTGATCGGCGACGTTTCGCCGCAGGCGCATGTCGTCCTGTGCTGCCGCACAGGATTGCGCGCATCGCGCGCCGCGTCGCGTCTGGCGAAGAATGGATTCTCAAACCTGTCGCTGGTGGCGTTCGGATAA
- a CDS encoding thiamine phosphate synthase, with the protein MILDRFYPIVESSSWVDRLTEAGARLIQLRVKDKETELVRSEIRASLALCAARGAQLIVNDYWRLAIEERADFIHLGQEDLEGADLKAIKAKGIRLGVSTHNHEELERGLSTEPDYVALGPIYPTILKKMPWAPQELDRIGEWKQLIGDLPLVAIGGITLERAPLCLAAGADSAAVVTDIVRAADPDARTREWIAATRASD; encoded by the coding sequence ATGATTCTCGATCGTTTTTACCCCATCGTTGAGAGCTCAAGCTGGGTTGATCGTCTGACGGAAGCTGGAGCGCGGCTCATCCAGCTTCGCGTCAAGGATAAGGAAACGGAACTCGTGCGCTCCGAGATTCGCGCGAGCCTCGCGCTATGCGCGGCGCGGGGCGCACAGCTCATCGTGAACGACTATTGGCGTCTTGCGATCGAGGAGCGCGCCGATTTCATCCATCTCGGACAGGAGGATCTGGAAGGCGCCGATCTCAAGGCCATCAAGGCGAAAGGGATCAGGCTTGGCGTCAGCACGCACAATCACGAAGAGCTCGAACGCGGGCTGTCGACAGAGCCCGACTATGTCGCGCTCGGGCCGATCTATCCGACGATCCTGAAAAAGATGCCCTGGGCGCCGCAAGAGCTCGATCGCATCGGCGAGTGGAAGCAGCTGATCGGCGATCTCCCGCTGGTCGCGATTGGCGGGATCACGCTTGAACGCGCGCCATTATGTCTTGCGGCTGGCGCCGACAGCGCCGCCGTGGTCACCGACATCGTACGCGCCGCCGATCCCGATGCGCGCACGCGGGAATGGATCGCGGCGACGCGAGCCTCAGACTGA
- a CDS encoding thiazole synthase, which yields MKLYDVEISSRLLLGTAQYPSPAILADAVHASRADIVTVSLRRESGRLREGQDFWSLIRGLGVRVLPNTAGCHTAKEAITTARMAREVFGTPWIKLEVIGDSDTLQPDVFGLVDAARALASEGFEVFPYTTEDLVVAERLLEAGCKLLMPWGAPIGSGRGLNNVYGLRSLRAHFPDTPLIVDAGIGLPSHAAAAMEFGYDAVLLNTAVAKAGDPVKMAAAFAQAIEAGRTAYLAQPMEPRDMAAPSTPVFGKASLSG from the coding sequence ATGAAGCTCTATGACGTCGAGATATCGTCGCGGTTGCTGCTGGGCACGGCGCAATATCCATCGCCCGCCATTCTCGCCGACGCGGTCCACGCTTCGCGCGCCGACATCGTCACGGTGTCGCTGCGACGCGAATCCGGCCGCCTGCGCGAAGGGCAGGATTTCTGGAGCCTGATCCGCGGGCTTGGCGTGCGCGTGCTGCCGAACACCGCGGGTTGTCACACCGCCAAGGAGGCGATCACCACGGCGCGCATGGCGCGAGAAGTGTTCGGCACGCCCTGGATCAAGCTTGAGGTGATCGGCGATTCCGACACGTTGCAGCCTGACGTGTTCGGCCTCGTTGACGCCGCGCGCGCGCTGGCGTCCGAAGGATTCGAGGTTTTTCCTTACACGACAGAAGATCTCGTTGTGGCCGAGCGGCTTCTTGAAGCCGGCTGCAAATTGCTCATGCCCTGGGGAGCGCCGATCGGCAGCGGGCGCGGCCTCAACAATGTCTATGGGCTGAGGAGTCTGCGCGCGCATTTCCCCGATACGCCGCTGATCGTTGACGCCGGCATCGGCCTGCCGTCGCACGCCGCCGCCGCGATGGAGTTCGGCTATGACGCGGTGCTGCTCAACACCGCGGTGGCGAAGGCGGGCGATCCCGTCAAGATGGCGGCCGCCTTCGCGCAGGCGATTGAAGCTGGCCGCACAGCTTATCTCGCTCAACCCATGGAGCCGCGCGACATGGCGGCGCCGTCAACTCCCGTGTTCGGAAAGGCAAGTCTCTCAGGATGA
- the thiS gene encoding sulfur carrier protein ThiS, with translation MKIRVNDSERELSASTLAEALDALGFRDAVVATAVNGEFVAAAARASTSLAEGDAVEIVAPMQGG, from the coding sequence ATGAAGATTCGCGTGAACGACTCCGAGCGTGAACTCTCCGCTTCGACCTTGGCCGAAGCGCTCGACGCGCTCGGCTTCCGCGACGCTGTGGTGGCGACGGCGGTGAATGGCGAGTTCGTCGCCGCCGCCGCACGCGCATCAACGTCGCTTGCCGAAGGCGACGCGGTCGAGATCGTCGCTCCGATGCAGGGCGGCTGA
- the thiO gene encoding glycine oxidase ThiO, producing MRVTVVGAGVAGLVVATELAERGVAIELIDRGERLGAESCSWCAGGMLAPWCERESAEPVVAERGLAALDWWSKRVPDVAQRGTLVVAPPRDVGELSNFARRTERFRWVEGDEIGELEPDLSARFRRGLFFPDEGHLDPRLALVALLDRLRDFGAAIRFGVEADLNEIEADAILDCRGFAARDDLKELRGVRGEMLVVRMRDVAFTRPIRLLHPRIPLYVVPRADHCFMIGATMVESAERRGVTARAAVDLLNAAYALHPAFAEAEIIEMRAGVRPAFPDNLPRVFRRRRTIHLNGFYRHGFLLSPAYARLAADMALNMTEDRHEDSRERLRA from the coding sequence GTGCGTGTGACTGTTGTCGGGGCTGGCGTCGCCGGCCTCGTCGTTGCGACGGAACTGGCGGAGCGCGGCGTCGCCATCGAGCTGATAGATCGGGGCGAGCGTCTTGGCGCCGAAAGCTGCTCCTGGTGCGCGGGCGGCATGCTGGCGCCCTGGTGTGAGCGCGAGAGCGCGGAGCCTGTCGTTGCCGAGCGTGGCTTGGCAGCGCTCGACTGGTGGTCAAAGCGCGTGCCTGATGTCGCGCAACGCGGAACGCTTGTCGTCGCGCCGCCGCGCGACGTCGGCGAGCTCTCGAATTTCGCGCGTCGCACAGAGCGATTTCGCTGGGTTGAAGGTGATGAGATTGGAGAGCTTGAACCTGATCTGTCGGCGCGGTTCCGCAGGGGACTGTTTTTCCCCGATGAAGGCCATCTCGATCCCAGACTTGCGCTCGTCGCACTGCTTGATCGCCTGCGCGATTTCGGCGCCGCGATCCGCTTCGGCGTGGAAGCTGATCTCAACGAAATCGAAGCCGACGCCATCCTCGATTGCCGCGGCTTCGCGGCGCGAGACGATCTGAAAGAGTTGCGCGGCGTGCGCGGCGAAATGCTTGTTGTGCGGATGCGTGACGTCGCTTTCACGCGGCCCATCCGTCTGCTGCATCCGCGCATTCCGCTTTATGTCGTGCCGCGCGCGGATCATTGTTTCATGATCGGCGCGACCATGGTCGAGAGCGCCGAGCGTCGCGGCGTGACGGCGCGCGCCGCGGTCGATCTGCTCAACGCCGCCTATGCGCTGCATCCTGCCTTCGCCGAGGCCGAGATTATCGAGATGCGCGCCGGGGTGCGGCCGGCCTTCCCCGACAATCTGCCGCGCGTTTTCAGGCGTAGGCGGACAATCCATCTCAATGGCTTCTATCGCCACGGCTTCCTGCTGTCGCCCGCTTATGCGCGCCTCGCGGCCGACATGGCGCTCAACATGACGGAGGATCGACATGAAGATTCGCGTGAACGACTCCGAGCGTGA
- the thiC gene encoding phosphomethylpyrimidine synthase ThiC, whose product MNKHVNQKNLQPAPQTVTTGPIAGSRKIYAAPASHPDMRVPFREIALSDPLEPPVRVYDPSGPYTETDMRIDLENGLPSVRESWLAARGFEAIPGRAVRPEDNGHVSDAKLTPLCPARRDVRAGRTSQLVTQFEFARAGIITEEMIYVAHRENLGRAAALADIRRDGESFGASIPDFVTPEFVREEVARGRAIIPANINHPELEPMAIGRNFLVKVNANIGNSAVTSGAAEEVEKLVWAIRWGADTVMDLSTGRNIHNIRSWIMRNSPVPIGTVPIYQALEKVDGDPLKLDWEVFKDTLIEQAEQGVDYFTIHAGVRLGHVPLTARRVTGIVSRGGSIMARWCLAGHRESFLYERFDEICDIMRRYDVSFSLGDGLRPGSIADANDAAQFAELETLGELTKIAWDKGCQVMIEGPGHVPMHKIKVNMEKQLRECGEAPFYTLGPLTTDIAPGYDHITSGIGAAMIGWFGTAMLCYVTPKEHLGLPNRDDVKTGVITYRIAAHAADLAKGHPAAQIRDDALSRARFDFRWDDQFNLSLDPDTARAFHDETLPKDAHKVAHFCSMCGPKFCSMKITQDLRKEADAIAGMAAKSQEFLDQGGALYVPAAE is encoded by the coding sequence ATGAACAAGCACGTCAATCAGAAGAATCTGCAGCCCGCGCCGCAGACCGTGACCACGGGCCCGATCGCCGGCTCGCGGAAAATCTATGCCGCGCCCGCATCGCATCCCGATATGCGCGTGCCGTTTCGCGAGATCGCGCTGTCCGATCCGCTGGAGCCGCCGGTTCGCGTTTATGATCCGTCAGGCCCTTACACCGAAACGGATATGCGCATCGATCTCGAAAATGGCCTGCCGTCCGTGCGCGAGAGTTGGCTCGCGGCGCGCGGATTTGAAGCCATTCCCGGTCGCGCCGTCCGCCCTGAAGACAATGGCCATGTGAGCGACGCGAAGCTGACGCCGCTTTGCCCGGCGCGGCGCGACGTGCGCGCCGGCAGGACGAGCCAGCTCGTCACGCAGTTCGAATTTGCGCGCGCCGGGATTATCACCGAAGAGATGATCTATGTCGCCCATCGCGAGAATCTCGGGCGCGCCGCGGCGCTCGCAGATATCAGGCGCGATGGCGAGAGCTTCGGCGCTTCCATTCCCGATTTCGTGACGCCGGAATTCGTGCGCGAGGAGGTGGCGCGCGGCCGCGCCATCATTCCCGCCAATATCAATCACCCCGAGCTGGAGCCGATGGCGATCGGCCGCAATTTCCTTGTCAAGGTCAACGCCAATATCGGCAATTCGGCGGTGACGTCGGGCGCCGCCGAAGAGGTGGAGAAGCTGGTCTGGGCGATCCGCTGGGGCGCCGACACGGTCATGGATCTCTCCACGGGACGGAACATCCACAACATCCGCTCCTGGATCATGCGCAATTCGCCGGTTCCGATCGGGACAGTCCCGATCTATCAGGCGCTTGAAAAAGTCGATGGCGATCCGCTGAAGCTCGATTGGGAAGTCTTCAAGGACACGCTGATCGAGCAGGCCGAGCAGGGCGTCGACTACTTCACCATCCATGCCGGCGTGCGGCTTGGTCATGTGCCGCTCACCGCGAGGCGCGTCACCGGCATTGTCTCGCGCGGCGGCTCGATCATGGCGCGCTGGTGCCTCGCCGGTCATCGCGAGAGCTTCCTCTATGAGCGCTTCGACGAGATCTGCGACATCATGCGCCGTTACGACGTCTCGTTCTCGCTCGGCGATGGATTGCGTCCCGGCTCGATCGCCGACGCCAACGACGCTGCGCAATTCGCCGAGCTGGAAACGCTGGGAGAGTTGACGAAGATCGCCTGGGATAAGGGCTGTCAGGTGATGATCGAGGGCCCCGGCCATGTTCCCATGCACAAGATCAAGGTGAATATGGAGAAGCAGCTTCGCGAATGCGGCGAGGCGCCTTTCTACACGCTGGGACCGCTCACGACCGACATCGCGCCGGGTTACGATCACATCACGTCAGGAATTGGCGCTGCGATGATCGGCTGGTTCGGCACGGCGATGCTTTGCTACGTCACGCCGAAGGAGCATCTCGGTCTCCCCAATCGCGACGATGTGAAGACGGGCGTGATCACCTATCGCATTGCAGCCCATGCGGCCGATCTCGCCAAGGGTCATCCCGCCGCGCAGATTCGCGATGACGCGCTGTCGCGCGCGCGGTTCGATTTCCGCTGGGACGACCAGTTCAATCTGTCGCTCGACCCTGACACCGCGCGCGCTTTCCACGACGAGACCTTGCCGAAGGATGCGCACAAGGTGGCGCATTTCTGCTCCATGTGCGGGCCGAAATTCTGCTCGATGAAAATCACGCAAGACTTGCGCAAGGAAGCCGATGCGATCGCCGGAATGGCGGCGAAATCGCAGGAGTTTCTTGATCAGGGCGGCGCGCTCTATGTGCCGGCGGCGGAGTAG